The following proteins come from a genomic window of Lolium rigidum isolate FL_2022 chromosome 5, APGP_CSIRO_Lrig_0.1, whole genome shotgun sequence:
- the LOC124652922 gene encoding DNA-directed RNA polymerases IV and V subunit 5B-like, translated as MDPGFDDVHEVVDWMSSMVDRGGRRNQESTRLFLARRTALEMLRDRGYSVPESELARTLPEFRAWWEKDPDFERLAFATARASDHSDKVQIRFCPQEPVRIATIQEIYDQIEGENLSRLILISKGKIMPRAKESMKEKFTFKVDSFLVRELLVNITKHVLKPKHEVLSAEEKANLLKKYKVEDSQLPRMDATDAVARYYGLDKGTVLKVTYDGEITGNHVTYRCIF; from the exons aTGGACCCCGGGTTCGACGACGTCCACGAGGTCGTCGACTGGATGTCGTCGATGGTCGACCGCGGGGGCCGCCGGAACCAAGAGAGCACCCGCCTGTTCCTGGCGCGGCGCACGGCGCTGGAGATGCTGCGCGACCGCGGCTACAGCGTGCCGGAGTCCGAGCTCGCCCGTACGCTCCCGGAATTCCGCGCTTGGTGGGAAAAGGATCCCGACTTCGAGCGCCTCGCCTTTGCCACCGCCCGTGCCTCGGACCACTCCGACAAG GTGCAAATTCGATTCTGCCCACAGGAGCCTGTCAGAATTGCAACTATCCAGGAGATATATGACCAGATCGAAGGAGAGAACTTGTCTAGACTTATTCTGATATCGAAAGGAAAAATAATGCCTAGAGCTAAAGAGTCTATGAAGGAGAAATTCACATTTAAAGTAGATAGTTTTCTG GTCAGAGAACTACTGGTTAACATTACTAAGCATGTCCTAAAGCCCAAGCATGAAGTGTTGTCTGCAGAAGAAAAGGCCAATCTCCTGAAGAAGTACAAGGTGGAGGATTCACAG CTCCCTCGCATGGACGCGACTGATGCTGTTGCTCGCTACTATGGCCTTGACAAGGGAACTGTACTTAAGGTTACATATGATGGTGAGATTACAGGAAATCATGTGACATACCGATGTATTTTCTGA
- the LOC124653238 gene encoding L-galactono-1,4-lactone dehydrogenase 2, mitochondrial, with protein MRHLLLSRLLRRAPSPSQPHHHLQLIRALSSSSPLPSSDADLRKYAGYALLVLGCGAATYYSFPFPADALHKKAVPFKYAPLPDDLHTVSNWSGTHEVHTRVLLQPDSIPALEDALATAHRERRRLRPVGSGLSPNGLGLSRAGMVNLALMDKVLHVDAKKKTVTVQAGIRVAELVDALREHGLTLQNFASIREQQVGGIIQVGAHGTGAGLPPIDEQVVSMKLVTPAKGTLELSREKDPDLFYLARCGLGGLGVVAEVTLQCVERHQLVEHTFVSNADEIKKNHKKWLSENKHIKYLWIPYTDTVVVVQCNPPSKRKTPKLTSKYGKDEALQHVRDLYRESLKKYRTEAESKDPAIDQLSFTELRDQLLALDPLDKDHVIRINKAEAEYWKKSEGYRMGWSDEILGFDCGGQQWVSETCFPTGTLAKPSMKDLDYMEELLQLIEKEDIPAPAPIEQRWTARSRSPMSPASSSEEDEIFSWVGIIMYLPTSDPRQRKDITEEFFNYRSLTQTSLWDDYSAYEHWAKIEVPKDKDELAELQVRLRKRFPVDMYNKTRMELDPNKVLSSVKLDKMFPGTRTVQHAK; from the exons ATGCGgcacctcctcctctcccgcctcctccgccgcgccccctccccctcccagccccaccaccacctccagctCATCcgcgccctctcctcctcctccccgctccCGTCCTCCGACGCCGACCTCCGCAAGTACGCCGGCTACGCGCTGCTCGTCCTCGGCTGCGGCGCCGCCACCTACTACTCCTTCCCCTTCCCGGCCGACGCGCTCCACAAGAAGGCCGTCCCCTTCAAGTACGCGCCCCTCCCCGACGACCTCCACACCGTCTCCAACTGGAGCGGCACGCACGAGGTCCACACCCGCGTCCTCCTCCAGCCCGACTCCATCCCGGCCCTCGAGGACGCGCTCGCCACCGCGCACAGGGAGCGCCGCAGGCTCAGGCCCGTCGGCTCCGGGCTCTCCCCCAACGGCCTCGGCCTCTCCCGGGCCGGCATGGTCAACCTCGCGCTCATGGACAAGGTGCTCCACGTCGACGCCAAGAAGAAGACCGTCACGGTGCAGGCGGGGATACGTGTCGCTGAGCTCGTCGATGCGCTCCGGGAGCATGGCCTCACGCTGCAGAACTTCGCCTCCATCCGGGAGCAGCAGGTCGGCGGCATCATCCAG GTTGGTGCCCATGGCACTGGCGCAGGATTGCCTCCAATTGATGAGCAGGTTGTTAGCATGAAACTCGTTACTCCTGCCAAAGGGACATTGGAGTTATCGAGGGAGAAAGATCCCGACTTGTTTTATCTTGCCCGCTGTGGACTTGGTGGCCTAGGAGTCGTTGCAGAAGTTACTCTTCAGTGTGTAGAAAGGCACCAACTTGTTGAGCATACCTTTGTTTCTAATGCAGATGAGATCAAGAAAAACCACAA GAAATGGCTGTCTGAAAACAAACATATCAAGTACTTGTGGATTCCATATACTGATACAGTTGTTGTTGTCCAATGTAATCCTCCTTCAAAAAGGAAAACTCCAAAGTTGACATCAAAGTATGGAAAAGATGAAGCCCTTCAGCATGTTCGTGACCTTTATCGAGAGTCACTCAAGAAATATAG AACTGAAGCAGAAAGTAAAGACCCCGCGATTGATCAACTATCATTTACTGAATTGAGAGATCAACTGCTTGCCCTTGATCCTCTGGATAAAGATCATGTGATCAGGATTAATAAAGCAGAAGCTGAATACTGGAAGAAATCTGAGGGATATCGCATGGGCTGGAGTGATGAAATACTAGGTTTTGATTGTGGTGGTCAGCAGTGGGTGTCTGAAACCTGCTTCCCTACTGGAACTCTAGCGAAACCAAGTATGAAGGATCTAGATTATATGGAGGAATTGCTACAGTTGATTGAGAAGGAAGATATACCTGCGCCTGCACCAATTGAGCAGCGTTGGACTGCCCGCAGCAGGAGTCCCATGAGCCCAGCATCAAGCTCCGAAGAAGATGAAATATTTTCATGG GTTGGTATAATAATGTATTTACCAACATCGGACCCTCGCCAAAGGAAGGACATTACCGAGGAGTTCTTCAACTACAGAAGTCTGACACAAACTAGTCTCTGGGATGATTATTCTGCATATGAACACTGGGCCAAAATTGAG GTTCCAAAGGACAAGGATGAACTTGCTGAACTGCAGGTTAGGTTGCGGAAGCGTTTCCCTGTTGACATGTATAACAAGACACGCATGGAGCTGGACCCTAACAAGGTTCTCTCGAGTGTGaagctagacaagatgttcccagGGACGCGGACTGTCCAACATGCAAAGTAA